The following proteins come from a genomic window of Microbacterium sp. SY138:
- the nrdR gene encoding transcriptional regulator NrdR, protein MHCPFCRHPDSRVIDSRTSDDGLSIRRRRQCPECGGRFTTTETASLNVIKRSGVMEPFSREKVITGVRKACQGRPVTEGDLAVLAQRVEEAVRQTGVSQLDTNEIGLAILGPLRELDEVAFLRFASVYQAFDSLEDFEAAITDLRADHTKRESEER, encoded by the coding sequence ATGCACTGCCCCTTCTGTCGACACCCCGACTCCCGCGTCATCGATTCACGCACCAGCGACGACGGGCTCTCGATCAGGCGCCGTCGACAGTGCCCGGAGTGCGGTGGCCGTTTCACGACGACCGAGACCGCGAGCCTCAACGTGATCAAGCGTTCCGGCGTGATGGAGCCGTTCAGTCGCGAGAAGGTCATCACGGGCGTGCGGAAGGCATGCCAGGGCCGTCCGGTCACGGAGGGCGACCTCGCCGTGCTCGCACAGCGCGTGGAAGAGGCCGTGCGCCAGACCGGTGTCTCGCAGCTCGACACCAACGAGATCGGTCTCGCGATCCTCGGCCCGCTGCGTGAACTCGATGAGGTCGCGTTCCTGCGCTTCGCCAGCGTCTACCAGGCGTTCGACTCCCTCGAGGACTTCGAGGCCGCGATCACCGATCTGCGTGCCGACCACACGAAGAGGGAGTCCGAGGAGCGGTAA
- a CDS encoding quinone-dependent dihydroorotate dehydrogenase: protein MYPLLFRAVLSRFDPEFAHHAGMAVIRVLGVPPFSWATRAITRPDPSLRVEALGLTFPSPFGVAAGFDKNAVGVRGLAALGFGHVEVGTVTAIPQDGNPKPRLFRLIADRAVINRMGFNNAGADAAARRLARLRRGAPDTIIGVNIGKSRVVEVEDATADYVASAARLAPLADYLAVNVSSPNTPGLRGLQAVETLAPLLRAVREAAGATPLLVKIAPDLSDEEITAIAQMAVAEGLAGIIAHNTTISRDGLLTDAATVEAAGAGGLSGAPLKKRSLEVLRVVREAVPSDFCVIAVGGVETPSDVQERLDAGATLVQGYTAFLYRGPFWGREINRGLLSRGTGRA, encoded by the coding sequence ATGTATCCGCTGCTCTTCCGCGCTGTCCTCTCGCGCTTCGATCCCGAGTTCGCCCACCACGCCGGCATGGCGGTGATCCGCGTTCTCGGCGTGCCCCCGTTCTCGTGGGCCACGCGTGCGATCACCCGTCCCGACCCGTCGCTGCGCGTCGAAGCGCTCGGTCTCACGTTCCCGTCACCGTTCGGCGTCGCCGCGGGTTTCGACAAGAACGCGGTGGGTGTGCGGGGACTCGCGGCTCTCGGCTTCGGGCACGTGGAAGTCGGCACCGTGACCGCGATACCGCAGGATGGCAACCCGAAGCCGCGGCTCTTCCGTCTCATCGCGGACCGTGCCGTGATCAATCGGATGGGCTTCAACAACGCGGGTGCGGATGCAGCGGCACGTCGTCTCGCACGCTTGCGTCGCGGGGCACCCGACACGATCATCGGCGTCAACATCGGCAAGAGCCGAGTCGTCGAGGTCGAGGATGCGACGGCCGACTACGTGGCCTCGGCGGCGCGGCTGGCTCCGCTCGCCGACTATCTGGCCGTGAACGTGTCGTCTCCGAACACCCCGGGCCTTCGGGGACTGCAGGCCGTCGAAACGCTCGCGCCGCTGTTGCGTGCCGTGCGCGAGGCAGCCGGGGCCACTCCGCTGCTCGTCAAGATCGCACCGGACCTCTCTGACGAGGAGATCACGGCGATCGCGCAGATGGCGGTAGCCGAGGGGCTCGCAGGAATCATCGCTCACAACACCACGATCAGCCGAGACGGGCTGCTCACGGATGCCGCCACAGTCGAGGCTGCCGGAGCGGGAGGTCTGTCCGGAGCGCCGTTGAAGAAGCGCTCGCTCGAAGTGCTCCGCGTGGTGCGCGAAGCGGTTCCTTCCGACTTCTGCGTGATCGCCGTCGGGGGAGTAGAGACGCCGTCCGACGTGCAGGAGCGCCTCGATGCGGGGGCGACCCTCGTGCAGGGCTACACCGCTTTCCTGTACCGCGGTCCGTTCTGGGGCCGCGAGATCAACAGGGGACTGCTCAGTCGGGGTACTGGCCGCGCTTGA
- a CDS encoding DUF3043 domain-containing protein has product MSTTPTSPSTNDDAPETTAVGKGRATPTRAEQEAARRRPLVANTKEAKAAAKADLNERRARAQAGMAAGEEKYLPVRDKGPQRRWARDYVDAGWHPAEFVMGVMVLVILASLVPANTVISFYAYIVMMGYLVIAIGGMVLLGMRVKRKAAAKFGKDRLERGLGWYAAMRALQMRFMRLPKPQVKRGQYPD; this is encoded by the coding sequence GTGTCCACTACCCCTACCTCCCCTTCCACGAACGACGACGCCCCCGAGACGACTGCCGTCGGCAAGGGGCGCGCGACGCCGACCCGTGCGGAGCAAGAGGCAGCACGTCGCCGCCCCCTGGTCGCCAACACCAAGGAAGCGAAGGCGGCCGCGAAGGCGGACCTCAACGAACGTCGTGCCCGCGCCCAGGCCGGCATGGCCGCCGGCGAGGAGAAGTACCTCCCCGTCCGCGACAAGGGCCCGCAGCGCCGTTGGGCGCGCGACTACGTGGACGCCGGCTGGCACCCGGCCGAGTTCGTGATGGGAGTGATGGTGCTGGTCATCCTCGCCTCGCTCGTTCCGGCCAACACGGTCATCTCGTTCTACGCCTACATCGTCATGATGGGCTACCTCGTCATCGCCATCGGCGGCATGGTCCTGCTCGGCATGCGGGTCAAGCGCAAGGCCGCGGCGAAGTTCGGCAAGGATCGCCTCGAGCGCGGCCTCGGATGGTACGCCGCGATGCGCGCGCTCCAGATGCGCTTCATGCGTCTGCCGAAGCCGCAGGTCAAGCGCGGCCAGTACCCCGACTGA
- a CDS encoding dipeptidase, with protein MTSPVPPRESDAAVLEAVATGIPAALSDLGHLVRIPGMAWPAFDQTQLQRSADAVAALASDTGVFDEVRVLRAAIPGTEEQGQPAVLATRAARNGKPTILLYAHHDVQPPGDDALWETPPFEPTVRDGRLYGRGAADDKAGIMSHIASIRAVSEVLGDDLELGIAMFIEGEEEYGSRSFAQFLSDNKDALRADAIVVADSGNWDSVTPGLTVSLRGNARFTMRVRTLDHASHSGMFGGAVPDAMMATVTLLSTLWNADGSVAVEGMTERDAPTPDYTEATLRDEAGLLPGTTPIGDGTILSRIWNKPSVTVIGIDATSVAAASNTLLPEVTVVISARVAPGQTGQEAYDALEGHLRAHAPFGAELTFSDVDLGDGFLVDTSGWAVALTRDAMRDGYGVAPVDLGVGGSIPFIADLVREFPAAQILVTGVEDPHSRAHSPNESLHLDTFRHAVATEALLLARMNEAEL; from the coding sequence ATGACCTCTCCTGTTCCTCCCCGTGAGTCCGATGCCGCCGTCCTCGAGGCGGTGGCGACCGGAATCCCCGCAGCGCTGTCGGATCTCGGTCACCTCGTTCGCATTCCGGGTATGGCCTGGCCCGCGTTCGATCAGACCCAGCTGCAACGCAGTGCGGATGCCGTGGCGGCCCTGGCATCGGACACGGGGGTCTTCGACGAGGTGCGCGTGCTCCGCGCAGCGATCCCGGGCACCGAGGAGCAGGGACAGCCGGCCGTCCTCGCCACCCGCGCGGCACGCAACGGCAAGCCCACCATCCTGCTCTATGCGCACCACGACGTGCAGCCTCCTGGGGATGACGCCCTGTGGGAGACGCCGCCGTTCGAGCCGACCGTACGCGACGGGCGTCTCTACGGGCGTGGAGCGGCAGACGACAAGGCCGGGATCATGTCGCACATCGCCTCGATCCGTGCGGTGAGCGAGGTGCTCGGCGATGACCTCGAGCTCGGTATCGCGATGTTCATCGAGGGCGAAGAGGAGTATGGATCCCGTTCATTCGCCCAGTTCCTCTCCGACAACAAGGATGCGCTCCGCGCTGATGCCATCGTGGTCGCCGATTCCGGCAACTGGGATTCCGTGACTCCTGGTCTCACCGTCTCCCTCCGCGGCAACGCGCGCTTCACGATGCGCGTGCGCACCCTGGACCACGCCTCGCACTCCGGGATGTTCGGTGGCGCGGTGCCCGACGCGATGATGGCGACCGTCACGCTGCTGTCCACGCTGTGGAACGCCGACGGCTCGGTGGCGGTCGAGGGGATGACGGAGCGCGATGCGCCGACGCCGGACTACACCGAGGCGACTCTGCGCGATGAGGCCGGACTTCTGCCCGGCACCACTCCGATCGGTGACGGGACGATCCTCAGCCGCATCTGGAACAAGCCGTCGGTCACGGTGATCGGTATCGATGCCACGAGCGTCGCGGCGGCGTCCAACACGTTGCTCCCCGAGGTGACCGTCGTGATCAGCGCTCGCGTCGCCCCCGGGCAGACCGGTCAGGAAGCCTACGACGCACTCGAGGGTCATCTTCGCGCGCATGCGCCGTTCGGAGCAGAGCTCACGTTCTCGGATGTCGATCTCGGCGACGGCTTCCTGGTGGACACGAGCGGCTGGGCGGTCGCTCTGACCCGCGACGCCATGCGTGACGGCTACGGAGTCGCTCCGGTCGATCTGGGCGTGGGGGGATCGATCCCCTTCATCGCCGATCTGGTGCGAGAGTTCCCGGCCGCACAGATCCTGGTCACCGGTGTCGAAGATCCCCATTCGCGGGCACACAGCCCGAACGAGTCGCTGCACCTCGACACGTTCCGTCATGCGGTCGCGACCGAGGCGCTGCTGCTGGCCCGCATGAATGAGGCGGAACTCTGA